Genomic DNA from Candidatus Cloacimonas sp.:
GGCTACCACCGGAAATCTGAGGAATAACAATTTCATTAGTTAGCAGTTCAATGCCTTCGGGAACATTTTCCAGATGAAGAATAACATTTGTGGCAGTTGCCCAAGAAACACTATTGGAAACAACAGGATAGAGCCGAATTATTTCTCCGGGATTGATAACACCGTCCTTATCACTATCTTCATCGGTAATGGTATAGCTTGCCAAATTCAACAGAGGAAGATCGGAATTAAAAGCTTTAACCGCTATGGAAGGGTCTCCAAAAAGCACCACTTCATAATAGCACCAGCGCATAACATCATTGCTTAAGGCAGAATTCAAATTTTGCAGCCGGGAATAAGTTAAAGCTTCACCTAAAAAAGGTAAATTCTGCTGAAACAATCCCCGGAAAAACTGACGATCATAAAACTGGGAAGCTCCATTGACGCTTCCGGGACTATACCATCCGTAACGAGTGTTGCCAATAAAAGAGAAAAGGGCACCAGAAGCAGTAACTAAATGTTCACCAATGGATTCACTGCTTCCGGAAGTGCGTTGATCAAAAGCTGCCGGATAACAGCCCTGAGAATAGAGAAAACCATATTCCGTATTAGTTAAGCTTTCTGCCGAGCCATTGGATTGACCGATAAGTGTGAATTCATTAGCGTGTCCCATATGATTCATTATGCCTGCCCCGGCATTAATGGCATTGAATACACTGGTAGAATTAAAAGTGCCATCCCTTTCATAGAGGGTATGCAGATAGTATTCATCGGGTAGATATTGAGCTACATCATCTTTATAATCACCGCCCCAGGTTAGGGGATTATTATTCAGGTTTTCGCCCATAAAGAGAGCATAGTTATTGCTGTAAGTATCGTTATCGGCATAATATTGAATCTTTCTGAACATATTGTTGAATTCAGTTTGGGATTCAGCAGGAAATCTGCCGATATGAACTTCAGGTACCAAATCGGTATTATCGTTTGTTTCACCCCAGATTTGATTTTGATTGGCATTCCAGTTACCGTCCAAATTGCTGTAGTAAATATCTACAGGCATCCTGGCATCAATTGTTTCGCCTACCTGACCGTAAGCGCCTCTTTCGGGAACAATTTCATCGTCGCCACCTAAAATAACATATTCCAGGGGTTGGGAACTATTTGCCCAGGTTTGATAGGCAGCAATAATAAAATTACGGATTTTTTCCGCATTATCAACCCCGGGATAGGATGAATAGATATCCTCCGTAGAAAAAACAGCATTGGAAACACCTTCAGCGGAACGCCAGGCACAATAATTAGTAAACCAGCTTATTCTGGAATTGCTGGTAATAATTATCATCTGTTTAGGCACCGAAAGGTCAATATTGCGATTGGCAAAAGATACATTCCGATAACTTTCTGCCGTTTGATAGGAAGATATTTCCTCAGGATTGCAAATTAGGGAAGTTAGCGTTTGCAGTGTTTTTGTTCCCGGAGTATGAAAATTTGCCTGGTAAAGTGCCTCTTTTTCAGAAAAATCAGAGTTCAGGGATATACTGATTTGAGAGCTGGCATAAAGCTTCCGGTTAACAGGATTGTAACGATAAGGGTAAACATTAAAAAGAGCAATTTGATAACCCCGATAGTATTGTGTTCCTAAAAACTGCCACTGCTGAGAAGGATAAAGACGGTTTTCCAAAACGGCTTTTGCCGAAAGAAACGAAGGGGAATACTCCTTTTCAGAAACAGGCAATTGAGGTGCAGCAACAGGAATTGAAACATTTTCCGCAACTACCTCCGCAGCAGTTAATTGCACGCTGGCATTTTGATATTTGTGACCGAAAGGAAGAAGAACATTTACCGTCATAAATGGTAAAACGGGCTCTCCTGCAGTAATAGTTACAGGAAGTTCCTTCACCTGTTTTGTGTTTTGCCAGGCATAAGGATTAATTTTAATTTCTGTTTCCCAAGCTGCCAAACTTAGGCATAACAGAACGGCACTACAAAGAATAAAGGTCTTTTTCATAATCTATATCCATTTTTTTTATCAGTTACTTATATTAAAGTAGCAAGATATATTCCTTGTTCCCGAAAGTTATCAATTCGTCAAGTGTTTTTCCTTAAAATCCAGTAAGTTCCTAAAAAAATAGTATCCTGCGGTTCAACTTGCAACTATTTATTTGCTCTTTCCCTAAAATGGCCTAATTTATAATAATAAATGCTTTATTCAAGAAAAAGGAGTAAACAATGCAAATCCCTTTTAATATGAATCGGTTAAAGGATACAGAAATTCACTATCCCCAGCGTTTTTCCAATATGTTAACCAGGAATTATGGACTTCTTTTTTATAACGAAGGTAACAAGGCATCTCAGGAAAGCAATCATGCGGTAATTTTAGATTTAATTGAAGTTGAAAGTTCTCTGCGTGATATAGAGTTTTTCTATAAAAGCAAAGGAATTCATCCCTGTCTCTATCCTTCTTTAAATCCCAAAGAATTAGAAATTCTGGAGCCCTTCCTGGAGCGCCACAACTATGTCCTGAAACTTAAGCAAAGTGATTTTTTCCTGCACGATCACGAAAGCAGTTTACGGGAATCTGAGGAACTGAAAATTGAACGCGTTCGCCAATTGGACATTGATATTATGGAAACCATTGCCATAGATTATGGAGGTGATTGGACAATTAAAGTTGTGGAGCGTCATCTAACTCACCCTTCCTATCATTTTCTGGGGGGATATTATCAAGGCGAATTGGCTACAATGGCTTCAGTTAGCATCTTTGCCGGCTACAGCAGAGTTGATGATGTTTTCACCCGAGAGAAATTCAGAGGAAAGGGTTTTGCGGGTGCGATGATGCATCATTTAATCAATTATCACCGGAATATCTCTCAGAATTATCTCTATTTGCAGTCAGACCTTCCTTCTGCTGTTAAAATTTACGAAAAGGCAGGTTTTTCCCGTCTGCCAAAGGATTTTCAAATCTGGGTAGCATATAAAGAGCATAATTAGCGGCAATTCTGAACAGAGCATTATGCCATTGAAGAAGTTACTTAAAGCTTATAAGTTTAAGTAAATAAACAGGGTTTAAAAAAATCCCCGGAAAACCGGGGATCAAAACAACATAAATTGGTTAATACAAATGCGTTGGGATAAATATCTGAAATCCAATATTGATGCCAAATGAGCTTTCTTCATTTTCCTTGTATTCATCAAGTGCATCTTCATAATCATCACCACCATAATCACCTAAACCTATTTGATATTTGAGCCCGAAATCAACATACACATTTTCTACAACAGGAAAAAGATAACCGGCTTTCAAATCAAGATACATAGCATTCCTATTACCATCATACTTTTCACCATCATATTCATCTTCCCAGCTAAATGAATTATAAAGAAAATCCATGCCCCCGTAAATTTTTCCTGGTTCGACAGGATAAAAATACCTTCCTCCAATGCCAATACCCAAAAGAGATGTACTATATTCCGATTCATGCTCATCTCCTTTTTGACCTTCATACATATAATTAAGGAGCACATCAGCTGAAAAGTCATCAATAATAAAATATCCAACCTGAGGAGTAATGCTAAACATAGTAATGGCTTTTTCATCAGAATTGGGTTTGAAAGAAGTGAAAGAAACTGTTCCTCCCGGATTAATCGTTCCTTTCGTAAAAGCACAAACACTTGAAGCGATAATTAGGGCGAGAAGGATAAATAATCCTTTTTTCATTTTAAACCTCCTGGTTTTTTATATATTTTATATATATTCTTATCCCAATTTCCTGTCAATAAAAATATCACATTCACACCCCATTTTTAAAATAAAGGTGTATAAGTTGCTGAGATTTTTACCTGTTGAAATCCCTAAGGGCAAAATCCGAGTGTTGACCCCGGTCAACCTTATGAACAACAAGATGCTGTTCCTCCGGGAAAAAAGGTATATTTTCTCTCTCCTGAGCTCGTGTATTACTACTTAATCAAGCGTTAATCAAGCGTTAATAATTAAGGAGTGATTAAGGTTAGATATAGGAGTGATTGACAGCTTGAGCTAAGGGAGTAATATGACCCTAAAAGATTAAGAAATTATATTGAAAATAACAGCAAAAGAAGGTTGAGAAGGTTTTAAACTCGGATTGTTGACCTCCTGGTCAACCACCTCTTACGCTTTTTCACGCAATGCTGATGTCCTCGTCAACCACCTCTTACGCCTTTTCCCGCAATGCTGATGTCCTCGTCAACCACCTCTCATGCTTTTTTTCTATACCGAAAAGTAATCGGCAACGAAAATACCTGGTTTCTTATGAACGACAAGATGTGTATCCCGCGGACAAATATGAACGACAAGATGTCGTTCCTCCGCGATGTGTAACCAGCGGAAGGTTTTAAACTAAGAGCTAAATCCAGGAAGAATTATTATGCCGGCGTTTAGGATTAGTGCTTCGGGGTAAAAAGTAGCCCTGTTTTTTGGTGTTAAAGTTTTCTCCGGTAACCTGATTTCCTTTTAGATATACAGCTTTAAAGGAACCGGAGAGTTCAATATCCATACCTTTATTACCCTTTACGATGGTTGTAGATTCCGGATCGTAAAGAACAAAATCGGCATCGGAACCGGGGTCTAAGGACCCTTTTTCAGGATAGATACCTAAACGCTTAGCGGCATTTTCACTGGTCATTTTAAGGCAGGTAGCAAGGGGGACTTTTCTTTTTTTCCAGAGTTCGGAAAGCACCCAAAGGTATGAATAATTCATCATTTCCGGATTGCAGCCCTGAAAGAGTTCACAGTAATCGGGCTTTTTCGTTTCCGGGGCAGCGCAATTGGATAGCAGATAAATTTTATTGGTGCGCAGAAGCTCAAAGAGTAAATCGGCAAAATCGGCAAAATCGCAAGCAAAAGGAGTGCTAAAGACCTCAGGATTGAAGAGAGCCATCAGATCGGCAATACAGGTAGCAAAAGAGATATCGCTCCTTTTGGAAATGCTGTTTATAAATTCAATTGCCGGATAGGAAGATATTCTGGGAATGTGAATAGGATTTTCCTGCATTCTGCGTAAGATTTTTTTAATGGCATCCAGCTGAGCAAGAGGACTAAATTCCCGATAACTTTCATAGTCGTAACCCTGGAAAGCAAAGGCAGTATCGCTTTCATAGATATCAAAAAACAAATCCATAATTTCCGTGAAAGTGATATCTGCAATGGCAGGATTGGGAGAAGGAACAGCTAAAGCGATTCCTACAACTCCTTTGTTCCAAATTTCCTGTGCCGATTCTGAATGATAGGGATAATCGTTAATATCAATGTGACCCCAAAGAGCGAGAGCAGTATAGGCATTGGCATTTACCAAAGCAATCTTCTTTTTGAGAGCTGAATTATCAAAAACAGGGCTTTGAGTATGATAGCTTAGTTCGGAAAGGGTAGTCCAACCTCCTTCCAAAGCAATTTTGGTGATGTTAGCCAAGGCAGTTGCCGCATCAGCATTTTTCGCTAAAATATGGGTATGAGGATCAATTCCGCCAGGGAGCATTAACAAACCCTTAGCGTCAATAATTTCAACATCTTCTTCCACCTCAATATCATCGGTGAAGAGTTTAATAATTTTATCTTCAAACAGCACATTCACTCTTTTCAGAGCGGTTGAAGAAGTAGGCAGGGAAACGGATTTAAGTAATTTCATAAGCTTTATCTATCTGAATCAAAGTAGTTTCGGCTTTTGCCGGAAACATTACTCCAATTCTCTTTTTATTTAATAACCTGTTCATTTCTTTTGCTCTTGCAATAGTTTTTGCATTGACCGGTTCAATTCTTCCACGGCAGCAGTATCCCTCAAGGAAAGGAATATCCCTTCCGCCTTCAGCCAATTGCTTTTAGCTTCCGCAAGTTTATTTTCCGCTGCGGCAATTTGCGCTTTAAGCCACAAGCAATGAGCCATAGAAGAAAAATTGCCGTAACGGTAATCCCAATCCTGAGCTTTATTGATATATTCTCTGGCAGATTTATAATCGGCATTCCTGAAATAATAATAGGCAAGCGCATACCAGGCGGATGAAAGCAACTCGGGATTATTGTATTTTGCTTTTTTCAGCTGTGGTTCTATTTTTTTTAAACGAGCAATCAGTTCCTTAACCTGTTTTTCATCTGCAATGGCAAGATAGCTATCTGCCTGCAGTTTTGCCGTTGCCAGTTCCAAAGCAATTTCCTTTGGATAACTTTCTTTAATAGTAGCTATCCGGGAAATGGCAGCATAGTTATTTTCCTGCTGATAGTAATAAATATCCAGCAGTTGCAGATAATATTCCAGTTCGGGAGCTATATTTTGAATCAGCTCTTGCATCCGATTTTTATAATTTTGATAAGCTGCCTCATTGCCATTTGCCAATTCTATCCTTGCCAAACCGCTTAAGCAAATAAGCATTCCTTGAATATCGGCAAAAGAACGATACTTTTCCGTTAAGAAAGCATAGCTCTCTTTGGCGGCTGAAAAGTCCTTCCCGCTTTCCATTTGAATAGCATAGCTTAATTGATTGTCGGCATCTATTTTCGCCTGTGGCTGAACAGGAACTTTCGCGATAGAGCAGGCACCCAAAAAAAGCAAAAAGCAATAAAGCGCTTTACGGAACATCCGGAACCTCATGCAAACGCTTAGTAGAAGGTGCATTTTGTTGCAAGGCGGGGCTAATTCCTTTCCGCAAAAGAGGATTGTTATTCAGACCTTCCAGGGTTTTGCGTGCTTTTGCCAAACTGTCATTCAGATTATTCAAAAGGTAACGCAATTCGGGATTATTTACGGTTGCCAGAATTTGCGTCAATTCCGCTGTAGCGGATTCCAGATTATTCAGGGTTTCTGATAGTGGTTTCAGTATTTTATCGCTGTTGGGATCAAGCAGCTTAATTAACAGCGAATCGGGCTTTTTATAATTCTCTATAGTAGTTTGAGCGCTGGCTAATATAGCTTCCAGTTCATTCATTCTATTATTCAGCCCTTGAGTTAGTTCCGCTAAATTATTTAACGCCCTTAGCAAAACTCCACTATCAGGATTATTATCCCGATTTAAATTAGCCGATAACAAAGCAAGTTCCGAAGTGATGGTGTTCACCTTATTCATACTGGCATTTGCCTTTTCCGAAGCGTCTGCCAAATTTACCAGAAAGCGAGGAATTGCACCTTTATCCTCATTATTATCCTCATTGATGGCTGTAGAAAGCTGTGCCAAATTAGAAACTATAACTGATATCGGATCGCTTAAAGAAGGAGCAATCTTTTTCAACTGCTGTTTGCCTTCCGCAAAATCCGAAGAAAGGACACTGCTTTCCTCTTTTAAATGCTCTTTAGAATTTGGGTTACGAATAAATTCCAGGGTCGTCTTACCCGTAATGGGATTAGTGTTTCGCACTAAAATTGAGCCGGTAAGCATTATGTTTTTATAGCGGTTAAGAATGTAAAACTGCAGCCCGATGTTGCCATCTTCCTCAAGGGAAAAAGCACGCACCCTTCCTACCTCAAAGCCCTTATACAATACGGGAGTTTGAGTGGAAATTCCCATTGCGTTTGCCAAAGTACTGCTATAAACATACTTCTTTTCCAGCAAATTATGCTTGATAGCAATAAAAACCATCACCAGCAATAATATCAAAACCGGTATGCTGACAAAGGCAAAAACAATCTTACGGCTGTGCTTGACCTTATCTATCATATTTTAACCCCATTATGGCTTGTTATTATAGTTTTAACATTGCGTTTTTTGTCAAGCTTTTAGTGCAAAAAATTGCCTAAAGCCCCAAAAAAAATTTGGCCTTTGGATAAGAGTATATTTATTTACCGCATAAAATGAGCAATAAGAAAAGAGAACCTTGTTTTACAGTCCCCAATCTTTTTCCTTGACTCCGTAACATTGCGTTATTTTTGTGGTTTAGTGTAAAATATTAAGGAAAAACTATGGTCGGAATTGTTCTTTCATATACAACCCTCGGAATTGATGCTTATCAGATTTCAGTAGAAGCGGATATAGGAATCGGTTTTAATCCGATGAACATTGTCGGAATGGCATCCAATGCCGTTAAAGAAAGCAAGGATAGAGTTGTTGCTGCTATCAAGAATTCGGGTTATCAAATCAGTACCTTACATTATACTATCAATCTTGCCCCTGCTGATTTGAAAAAGGATAGTGCAGCTTTGGATTTGCCTATCGCTTTAGCTATTTTGCAGTGCAACGAGATATTCAAACTTATTGACTACGATAAAATAGCGATGATTGGTGAGCTTTCTTTGGATGGATTTGTTCGTCCTGTTGCAGGTGTTTTGCCAATTGCCATAGCTGCTAAAAAAGATGGCATAGATACTCTTATTGTCCCTCTGGAAAATGCAGAAGAAGCAGCTATTATAGAAGGTCTGAAGGTTATTCCTGTTACCTCTTTAAGAGAATGTGTCAGCTGGCTTAGTAACGAAACAGAGATTAGAGCTGCCAGCGTTGACCGGGAGAAGATTTTTCAGGTGCTGAATGATTTTCCGGTTGATATGAGTGATGTGAAAGGTCAATTTCAAGTGAAAAGAGCTTTGGAAGTTGCCGCCGCCGGTGGTCATAATGTTTTAATGATTGGTCCTCCGGGAAGCGGTAAAACAATGTTAGCACGCAGAGTGCCCACAATTTTGCCGGAACTGAGTTTGGAAGAGGCATTGGAAGCAACGAAAATTCATTCCGTAGCCGGCTATTCCAAAAATTTCAGGAATGGTATTTTAACCACCAGACCTTTTCGTTCGCCTCATCATACAATTAGCGATGTTGCCTTAATTGGGGGAGGAGCTTTTCCCAAACCGGGAGAGGTGTCTCTTTCGCATAGAGGAGTTTTATTTTTAGATGAGCTGCCGGAATTTAAAAGAGTGGTTTTAGAGGTCTTGCGTCAGCCGCTGGAAGATGGAGTAGTAACAATTTCCCGGGCAGCATCCAGTTTAACTTTCCCGGCAGAATTTATGTTGATTGCCAGTATGAATCCTTGTCCTTGCGGATATTATGGTGCCAATATTCCCAATCATCAATGCAACTGTGAATGGGGTTCAATTTTGCGTTATCGGAGCAGGGTTTCCGGACCGCTTTTAGATAGAATAGATATCCATGTAGAAGTTCCCACCGTCAGCTATGCGGATTTGGCTTCTTTACCAACTGGAGATAAATCAGTTGATATCAGAGCCAGAGTAAATAAAGCCCGCACCATTCAACAGGAGCGTTTTAAGGGAACAGGTATTTTTAATAACAGCCAGATGAATTCCCGCCAGTTACGCAAATTCTGCATTCTGAACGATGATAGTAATGCCTTACTGCAAAATGCAATAGACAAAATGGGCTATTCAGCAAGGGTCTTTGATAGAATTCTAAAGGTCTCCAGAACTATAGCCGATTTGGAAGGACGCAAAGATATCCTCTCCGAAGATATTAGCGAGGCAATTCAATATCGCACTCTGGATAGAAAATATTGGAGCTGAAATATCTCACGCAGATTACGCTGATAACGCAGATTCCGATTTCAGGAACAAGGATTTCAGGATTGCTGGAACAAGGATTTAAGGATTTGAGGATTAAAGAGGATTTGTTTTTTTACCTATATAAAGCGACGGAATTTGCCTGCTTGCTTAATATCTATAGCTTGTAAATATGGTGGTTTAACTCTGAATTGGACAATGCATAATTTGAGCTCAAACATACAGAAAATCAGAATAGTTTTCAGGATGTATAAGGGATAAACCTGCTTTTGGATACAAAGCAGTAAAAGCAGTTGCTTTTATGTTTCGCCGGGGATTCCATTTGATTTCATAAGCGGTAATTTTATCTTCATATACCTCCAGATAGTCAATTTCGGATTTGTGGATGTTACGCCAAAAATACGATTTGCGCAAAATCCCGGCATTAGAAAGCAGCTTCATTCTTTCAGAAACAATGTAATTCTCCCACAATTTACCTATATCGTCTCTAACTGCAATGTCTCTAAAATCGTTTATTAAGCAATTGCGCACACCATTATCCCAGAAATAGATTTTGCGGGAACGCTTAATTTCATTACGCTGATTTGTAGAGTAATTTGGTAAGCGGAAAATGATATATGCCTGCTCCAAAAGCTGAATATACTTTTGAATTGTTTTTTGATCCGTAGAAATTAATTGAGCGAGTTCATTATAGGAGACCTCTGAACCAATTTGCAAAGCTAAAGCGTTCAGAAGACGGTCTAAAAGTTCCGGTTTACGCAGGTCTTGAAAAGTAAAAATATCTTTATATAAATAGCTGCCTACCAGATGATTAAGCAGAGTAGCGGCTTCGGAGGGATGATTAACAATATCGGGATAAGAACCATAAATTAAGCGGTTAGCTAATTCTTTCCTTTCCCGATAAATTCCAAAATTATCTGCAAGTTCCTGATAAGCAAAAGGATATAAGTAAAATTCATATTTTCTGCCCGTAAGCGGTTCCATTATTTGGTTGGATAGCTCAAAAGAAGATGAGCCGGTAGCAACTATCTGCACTTCCGGAAAATTATCCACTAAGAGTTTTAACTTTAAGCCAATATTCTGAACCCTTTGAGCTTCGTCTATAAGGATATATTTGCTTTTCCCGGCAAATTGTTTCATTGAGCTTATTGTCTCCGCAGCCAGTAGATTACGGTCTTCCAAATCATCACAATTTAAATATAGAACATCCTGCTGAGCAGGGAAAAGACCTTTTAATACCGTTGTCTTTCCGCTCTGCCTTGCACCCATAATTAAAATTGCCTTTCCTTTATGCAGATTACTTAATATGCGAGAAGTAATAATTCGTTTAATCATATTCATTTCCTTTTCTTGAGCCAATATATAGATAAGATAATCAATAGGAGGATACCGTCAAGTAAAATTATCCCCATTTTGCAGAGTATAGTCCGGAAAATAACCCCTATTTTGCAGAATATAATCCGGAAAACAGGGATTAACTTCTTATTCGGAAAACTTTCACTTACATATATAAGATTAAAAAGTTCCTAACTTAACGGTTCTCAGTCGGTTGTTTAATGCTCATTAAGCACTTCTTTAACGATTCCTTAGCGCCGTTAAGGAATCGTTAAGGAATCGTTAAACGGTCATTAAAGTAAAACTAAGCAGGAAATGACGAATGCCATAATAAGGATGCATTTTACCTGAAAATTAGGTTAACCACACCAAAATTAAGCTTGTTTTTATAGAAAAACCTTTTAGGGCTACACTCTTTAGGGCTTCTGGGAAGGCGGGAAATAGAAGATAATAGACGGTTGTTTTTTAATAGCGGTTGCAGTTACAGATTGACAACAAAACGGAAAGAAATAGTGTTACATCATACCCGATAAGAGAGGTTAAAAATGAAACGGTTTTATATCTTCAGTGCTATGTTATTTCTGGCATTTTGCCTGAATGCTCAACCCTGGGAAATGGATAACAGTGTTTTTAATCCCAGTGGAGTTCCCAGTTTAACATTTTCTCAGCCCAGATTTATTAACCTGGATGGTGACGGTGACTTTGATTTTTGGTTGGGAAATACGAATCGTCCTCCGCTTTACATTCAGAATAACGGAACTGCAACAAATCCTGCTTTTGGGCAGGGACCAGACCTTTTATCCGCAATTTCTTATCTTGCTTCCGAAATGGCTGTTTCTGCAGATATGAATGGTGATGGAATTTTAGATTTAGTTACCGGGGGCTATACCGGTCTGCATTTGTTTTTAAATAGCGGAACTACTGCCAATCCTGTTTTTACTGAAAGCGGAGGTTATTTTTCCGGTTTAAATGTTGGTTCCATTCCTGTTCCTGATGTAGCGGATGTTGATAACGACGGTGATTTGGATTTGGTTGTGGGCTTAAGTGAAGATGGCAGCGTGATTTTGTATTTTAATATCGGTTCTGCTGTTGCCGGCAATTTTAGTGAAAACAACAGTCAACTTCTTGGTGATATAGGTCTTTATGCTTATCCGGTGTTTTGTGATTTTGATTCTGACGGCAAACAGGATATTTTATGCGGAAGAGATGCTTACGGTTTTGTTTTTTATCAGAACACCGGAACTGCTTCAAATCCTGCCTGGCAGGAAAATAATCCGCTTTTTGCCGGTTTGGGTATGACTACTTACTGGAATTCACCCGATTTGGTTGATCTGAATGGAGACGGACAATATGATCTAATTTACGGAACTGCTGAAGGTCCTTTGCAGTATTATGTGAATAATGGAACTGCCCAAAACCCTTCCTGGCAACAAAATACAGCTCTTTTTGGCGGTGTTTTGGATGCGGGTGGAGCCAGCAATCCTGTTTTTTATGATTTTGATGGTGATGGTGATTACGATTTAATTAGCGGCAGCCAAATGGGAGATATAAAATATTACAGGAATACAGGAACAGCTTATGCTCCTGCCTGGCAAGCAGATAACTCTTATTTTACCAGTATTGACCACTCTATTTATTCTGCCGTAACAGTTGGTGATGTAGATGCAGATGGCTTGCCGGATGTGATTGTAGGGGACTTAAATGGGGGACTTTTCTTTCACCATAATACAGGAACAGGACTAATTGAACAGACCGGTGTTTTACCTGCTGTTTCAGTTGGGGGATGGTCTTGCCCGCGTTTATTAGATATGGATTTTGACGGTGACCTGGATTTAGTTGTTGGGAACGAAGCAGGTAACCTTTTTTACTATCAGAATAACGGAACTCCTGCCAGTCCTTTATGGGAACTGATAAACGGCTTTTTCGGAACAATTGATGTGGGTTCCGATTGTGTTCCCGCTTTTGCTGATGTGGATGAAGATGGTGATTGGGATATGGTTACCGGAAATCTTTTTGGCGAGGTGCAATGTTTTTTACGGGAAAGACAGCTTTGGGTGGAA
This window encodes:
- a CDS encoding C25 family cysteine peptidase — protein: MKKTFILCSAVLLCLSLAAWETEIKINPYAWQNTKQVKELPVTITAGEPVLPFMTVNVLLPFGHKYQNASVQLTAAEVVAENVSIPVAAPQLPVSEKEYSPSFLSAKAVLENRLYPSQQWQFLGTQYYRGYQIALFNVYPYRYNPVNRKLYASSQISISLNSDFSEKEALYQANFHTPGTKTLQTLTSLICNPEEISSYQTAESYRNVSFANRNIDLSVPKQMIIITSNSRISWFTNYCAWRSAEGVSNAVFSTEDIYSSYPGVDNAEKIRNFIIAAYQTWANSSQPLEYVILGGDDEIVPERGAYGQVGETIDARMPVDIYYSNLDGNWNANQNQIWGETNDNTDLVPEVHIGRFPAESQTEFNNMFRKIQYYADNDTYSNNYALFMGENLNNNPLTWGGDYKDDVAQYLPDEYYLHTLYERDGTFNSTSVFNAINAGAGIMNHMGHANEFTLIGQSNGSAESLTNTEYGFLYSQGCYPAAFDQRTSGSSESIGEHLVTASGALFSFIGNTRYGWYSPGSVNGASQFYDRQFFRGLFQQNLPFLGEALTYSRLQNLNSALSNDVMRWCYYEVVLFGDPSIAVKAFNSDLPLLNLASYTITDEDSDKDGVINPGEIIRLYPVVSNSVSWATATNVILHLENVPEGIELLTNEIVIPQISGGSQNSAGMYFRLQLSDDIGFGTFNLTLTIDSQHPITQLSTGVHRFPVSFSITLIDNRFPWETNVNGKAAPLVADIIDSPGMEIIYADVYGNSYLIDNNGELYAMLNAPEGMEISGSFASGLIDGDDEIDLAFCSRTGNIFAMRLNGDIIFNYQADTSFNFTPMLADIDGNGSLEVIAGGINGKIYALSSTGQLINGFPFDTGGLIYCDFAAADFDSNGAWEIVSGSVNGLLTVVGANGIVRNGFPLQLNGPVCGTPTITDTNKIVCSTLTDIYIISPEGNVLVTRSINSRIPGGFVLGDVTADNVGIDIVGITNNGSLLAFTDAGINLPGFPVSIEDCFSCPPLLANLDSDPQLEIIVYSYMNTVYAYNADGSPVNGFPFINIYNGSTPATLVDFDNNNQTKLVMGFSNGVLMLNLNRNASGLMPWTTYRGSPLRQGSIASTGFVSNVDANNVPVWNDLQGNYPNPFNPETTICYTTKANTQAKLEIFNIKGQKIRTLIDAMHNEGKHSIVWNGRDDFSREVASGVYFYRLTAGGKTSRRKMLLLK
- a CDS encoding GNAT family N-acetyltransferase; protein product: MQIPFNMNRLKDTEIHYPQRFSNMLTRNYGLLFYNEGNKASQESNHAVILDLIEVESSLRDIEFFYKSKGIHPCLYPSLNPKELEILEPFLERHNYVLKLKQSDFFLHDHESSLRESEELKIERVRQLDIDIMETIAIDYGGDWTIKVVERHLTHPSYHFLGGYYQGELATMASVSIFAGYSRVDDVFTREKFRGKGFAGAMMHHLINYHRNISQNYLYLQSDLPSAVKIYEKAGFSRLPKDFQIWVAYKEHN
- a CDS encoding amidohydrolase family protein; amino-acid sequence: MKLLKSVSLPTSSTALKRVNVLFEDKIIKLFTDDIEVEEDVEIIDAKGLLMLPGGIDPHTHILAKNADAATALANITKIALEGGWTTLSELSYHTQSPVFDNSALKKKIALVNANAYTALALWGHIDINDYPYHSESAQEIWNKGVVGIALAVPSPNPAIADITFTEIMDLFFDIYESDTAFAFQGYDYESYREFSPLAQLDAIKKILRRMQENPIHIPRISSYPAIEFINSISKRSDISFATCIADLMALFNPEVFSTPFACDFADFADLLFELLRTNKIYLLSNCAAPETKKPDYCELFQGCNPEMMNYSYLWVLSELWKKRKVPLATCLKMTSENAAKRLGIYPEKGSLDPGSDADFVLYDPESTTIVKGNKGMDIELSGSFKAVYLKGNQVTGENFNTKKQGYFLPRSTNPKRRHNNSSWI
- a CDS encoding MlaD family protein, which codes for MIDKVKHSRKIVFAFVSIPVLILLLVMVFIAIKHNLLEKKYVYSSTLANAMGISTQTPVLYKGFEVGRVRAFSLEEDGNIGLQFYILNRYKNIMLTGSILVRNTNPITGKTTLEFIRNPNSKEHLKEESSVLSSDFAEGKQQLKKIAPSLSDPISVIVSNLAQLSTAINEDNNEDKGAIPRFLVNLADASEKANASMNKVNTITSELALLSANLNRDNNPDSGVLLRALNNLAELTQGLNNRMNELEAILASAQTTIENYKKPDSLLIKLLDPNSDKILKPLSETLNNLESATAELTQILATVNNPELRYLLNNLNDSLAKARKTLEGLNNNPLLRKGISPALQQNAPSTKRLHEVPDVP
- a CDS encoding YifB family Mg chelatase-like AAA ATPase; protein product: MVGIVLSYTTLGIDAYQISVEADIGIGFNPMNIVGMASNAVKESKDRVVAAIKNSGYQISTLHYTINLAPADLKKDSAALDLPIALAILQCNEIFKLIDYDKIAMIGELSLDGFVRPVAGVLPIAIAAKKDGIDTLIVPLENAEEAAIIEGLKVIPVTSLRECVSWLSNETEIRAASVDREKIFQVLNDFPVDMSDVKGQFQVKRALEVAAAGGHNVLMIGPPGSGKTMLARRVPTILPELSLEEALEATKIHSVAGYSKNFRNGILTTRPFRSPHHTISDVALIGGGAFPKPGEVSLSHRGVLFLDELPEFKRVVLEVLRQPLEDGVVTISRAASSLTFPAEFMLIASMNPCPCGYYGANIPNHQCNCEWGSILRYRSRVSGPLLDRIDIHVEVPTVSYADLASLPTGDKSVDIRARVNKARTIQQERFKGTGIFNNSQMNSRQLRKFCILNDDSNALLQNAIDKMGYSARVFDRILKVSRTIADLEGRKDILSEDISEAIQYRTLDRKYWS